From a single Andrena cerasifolii isolate SP2316 chromosome 8, iyAndCera1_principal, whole genome shotgun sequence genomic region:
- the LOC143372530 gene encoding sec1 family domain-containing protein 2 isoform X1: MSDIVFEMRRFISECWANVLCQVGGTVVYIDHYAAECLHWYTNGKGFLVLKDAGAIAVHELDMYHFRYVQVKDAKKAVIISTASDPAFYQRTIKMILAKNAFDSCAIYCGVPCCAANYPGIKETEERLNYSKLKGNIKAWMASGNLSQEPSVDIVHMPLFIAILNRDLFVTPPFGDLMPSLDGNVSNDTLCALNFLANSFYKLFDSINARLDIYSLGKLSDQLAENLENYAVNTGRRDQMSEATEMGVSLILVDRTLDLCTPTSNSVESFLTKILRTFPRLPHHNNDVAIGMSPVFGTVEEVQRAFQVPGCLASVEKITMDLFILEKEKKLLAMANQSLTDMVPAKDSPKLRTTARISGHSLEKVLSKIRTTNSIDPMTVSTEKFQSILAIVEASTSQKVCQLELLGSLEKLALQNLSVSRESSSILAQLSNVIRTRIHRGLDIENLLALLIHVYALAGMQIRFSTQQEHQLEESIANAIFQDFQIFKGSSSTSTTSTYQRTLLLLGGNEATVVRETSRRIAARIIGTLRLIAEQRSTLQDYRFSMVRPSSQEAIRYIGLLEQITRDVLCIGIGIPRELRDLRQRSSSLISAGFNLFSRGKAKRHPRDNPYIVIYVIGGVTAEEAKVIQEATLAHHGDKISRVILAGSRLLNPLDIVDKILFS, from the exons ATGTCTGATATTGTATTTGAAATGAGAAGGTTCATCTCAGAATGTTGGGCAAACGTACTCTGCCAAGTGGGCGGTACAGTGGTTTATATAGATCACTATGCGGCTGAATGCTTACATTGGTATACCAATGGTAAAGGTTTCTTGGTGCTTAAAGATGCTGGTGCGATTGCAGTTCATGAGCTTGACATGTATCACTTTCGA TACGTCCAAGTAAAAGATGCGAAAAAAGCCGTTATCATTTCGACTGCTAGTGATCCAGCATTTTATCAGCGTACAATCAAAATGATTCTAGCAAAAAATGCGTTTGACAGCTGTGCTATATATTGTGGTGTTCCTTGTTGCGCTGCTAACTACCCTGGAATCAAAGAGACAGAGGAGAGACTAAACTATAGTAAATTAAAAGGAAACATCAAAGCCTGGATGGCTTCGGGAAATCTGTCGCAA GAGCCTTCGGTAGACATCGTCCATATGCCACTTTTCATTGCCATTTTGAATAGAGATTTATTCGTAACACCTCCGTTCGGAGATTTAATGCCATCTTTAGATGGAAATGTTTCAAACGATACACTTTGTGCATTAAATTTTCTAGCAAATTCATTTTACAAATTGTTTGATAGTATAAATGCTAGGTTGGATATTTATTCGCTTGGAAAATTGAGCGATCAACTTGCGGAGAATTTGGAGAATTATGCGGTTAACACAGGTCGCCGAGAT CAGATGTCGGAAGCTACAGAAATGGGGGTGTCGCTTATTTTAGTGGACAGAACATTGGATCTCTGTACGCCTACTAGCAATAGCGTGGAATCATTCCTCACAAAAATATTGCGAACGTTCCCTCGTTTACCTCATCATAATAACGATGTAGCAATTGGTATGTCGCCTGTATTTGGAACAGTAGAG GAAGTGCAGCGAGCATTCCAAGTGCCAGGATGTTTGGCGAGTGTGGAGAAAATTACAATGgatctttttattttagaaaaagaaaaaaagttgttAGCTATGGCTAATCAGTCGCTAACCGATATGGTTCCCGCGAAGGATAGTCCAAAATTAAGAACAACAGCAAGAATTTCTGGCCACAGTTTAGAGAAAGTGCTTAGTAAAATTCGAACTACAAATAGCATAGATCCTATGACAGTTTCTACAGAAAAGTTTCAG AGTATCTTGGCGATAGTGGAAGCATCAACGTCCCAGAAGGTCTGTCAGCTGGAATTACTTGGCAGTTTAGAGAAATTGGCGCTGCAAAATCTTTCCGTCAGCCGAGAATCATCCAGCATACTCGCGCAA CTAAGTAACGTGATACGAACACGAATTCATAGAGGGCTCGACATCGAGAATCTGTTAGCGTTATTAATACACGTTTACGCCCTTGCGGGAATGCAAATCCGATTTTCTACGCAGCAAGAACACCAATTAGAAGAGTCGATCGCGAACGCAATTTTccaagattttcaaattttcaagggCAGTTCATCGACTAGTACCACATCGACCTATCAGCGTACTTTATTACTCTTAG GAGGGAATGAAGCAACTGTGGTACGGGAAACATCGCGTAGAATAGCTGCACGTATTATCGGGACGCTTCGTTTAATCGCGGAACAGCGTTCGACGCTACAAGACTACAG ATTTTCTATGGTAAGGCCAAGTTCGCAAGAAGCAATTCGATACATTGGTCTTTTGGAGCAAATAACTAGGGATGTGCTTTGTATAGGTATAGGCATACCTCGAGAGTTAAGGGACCTCCGTCAAAGATCGTCTTCGCTTATTTCAGCTGGTTTCAA TTTATTCTCAAGGGGTAAAGCAAAGCGTCATCCTCGCGACAATCCCTATATTGTAATATACGTGATTGGAGGAGTTACTGCGGAGGAAGCAAAAGTAATTCAAGAAGCGACATTAGCTCATCACGGCGATAAAATATCGCGCGTAATTTTAGCGGGTTCCAGATTGTTAAATCCTCTGGACATTGTGGATAAAATACTCTTCAGTTGA
- the LOC143372530 gene encoding sec1 family domain-containing protein 2 isoform X4, with protein MSDIVFEMRRFISECWANVLCQVGGTVVYIDHYAAECLHWYTNGKGFLVLKDAGAIAVHELDMYHFRYVQVKDAKKAVIISTASDPAFYQRTIKMILAKNAFDSCAIYCGVPCCAANYPGIKETEERLNYSKLKGNIKAWMASGNLSQEPSVDIVHMPLFIAILNRDLFVTPPFGDLMPSLDGNVSNDTLCALNFLANSFYKLFDSINARLDIYSLGKLSDQLAENLENYAVNTGRRDQMSEATEMGVSLILVDRTLDLCTPTSNSVESFLTKILRTFPRLPHHNNDVAIGMSPVFGTVEEVQRAFQVPGCLASVEKITMDLFILEKEKKLLAMANQSLTDMVPAKDSPKLRTTARISGHSLEKVLSKIRTTNSIDPMTVSTEKFQSILAIVEASTSQKVCQLELLGSLEKLALQNLSVSRESSSILAQLSNVIRTRIHRGLDIENLLALLIHVYALAGMQIRFSTQQEHQLEESIANAIFQDFQIFKGSSSTSTTSTYQRTLLLLGGNEATVVRETSRRIAARIIGTLRLIAEQRSTLQDYRFSMV; from the exons ATGTCTGATATTGTATTTGAAATGAGAAGGTTCATCTCAGAATGTTGGGCAAACGTACTCTGCCAAGTGGGCGGTACAGTGGTTTATATAGATCACTATGCGGCTGAATGCTTACATTGGTATACCAATGGTAAAGGTTTCTTGGTGCTTAAAGATGCTGGTGCGATTGCAGTTCATGAGCTTGACATGTATCACTTTCGA TACGTCCAAGTAAAAGATGCGAAAAAAGCCGTTATCATTTCGACTGCTAGTGATCCAGCATTTTATCAGCGTACAATCAAAATGATTCTAGCAAAAAATGCGTTTGACAGCTGTGCTATATATTGTGGTGTTCCTTGTTGCGCTGCTAACTACCCTGGAATCAAAGAGACAGAGGAGAGACTAAACTATAGTAAATTAAAAGGAAACATCAAAGCCTGGATGGCTTCGGGAAATCTGTCGCAA GAGCCTTCGGTAGACATCGTCCATATGCCACTTTTCATTGCCATTTTGAATAGAGATTTATTCGTAACACCTCCGTTCGGAGATTTAATGCCATCTTTAGATGGAAATGTTTCAAACGATACACTTTGTGCATTAAATTTTCTAGCAAATTCATTTTACAAATTGTTTGATAGTATAAATGCTAGGTTGGATATTTATTCGCTTGGAAAATTGAGCGATCAACTTGCGGAGAATTTGGAGAATTATGCGGTTAACACAGGTCGCCGAGAT CAGATGTCGGAAGCTACAGAAATGGGGGTGTCGCTTATTTTAGTGGACAGAACATTGGATCTCTGTACGCCTACTAGCAATAGCGTGGAATCATTCCTCACAAAAATATTGCGAACGTTCCCTCGTTTACCTCATCATAATAACGATGTAGCAATTGGTATGTCGCCTGTATTTGGAACAGTAGAG GAAGTGCAGCGAGCATTCCAAGTGCCAGGATGTTTGGCGAGTGTGGAGAAAATTACAATGgatctttttattttagaaaaagaaaaaaagttgttAGCTATGGCTAATCAGTCGCTAACCGATATGGTTCCCGCGAAGGATAGTCCAAAATTAAGAACAACAGCAAGAATTTCTGGCCACAGTTTAGAGAAAGTGCTTAGTAAAATTCGAACTACAAATAGCATAGATCCTATGACAGTTTCTACAGAAAAGTTTCAG AGTATCTTGGCGATAGTGGAAGCATCAACGTCCCAGAAGGTCTGTCAGCTGGAATTACTTGGCAGTTTAGAGAAATTGGCGCTGCAAAATCTTTCCGTCAGCCGAGAATCATCCAGCATACTCGCGCAA CTAAGTAACGTGATACGAACACGAATTCATAGAGGGCTCGACATCGAGAATCTGTTAGCGTTATTAATACACGTTTACGCCCTTGCGGGAATGCAAATCCGATTTTCTACGCAGCAAGAACACCAATTAGAAGAGTCGATCGCGAACGCAATTTTccaagattttcaaattttcaagggCAGTTCATCGACTAGTACCACATCGACCTATCAGCGTACTTTATTACTCTTAG GAGGGAATGAAGCAACTGTGGTACGGGAAACATCGCGTAGAATAGCTGCACGTATTATCGGGACGCTTCGTTTAATCGCGGAACAGCGTTCGACGCTACAAGACTACAG ATTTTCTATG GTATAG
- the LOC143372530 gene encoding sec1 family domain-containing protein 2 isoform X2, giving the protein MSDIVFEMRRFISECWANVLCQVGGTVVYIDHYAAECLHWYTNGKGFLVLKDAGAIAVHELDMYHFRYVQVKDAKKAVIISTASDPAFYQRTIKMILAKNAFDSCAIYCGVPCCAANYPGIKETEERLNYSKLKGNIKAWMASGNLSQEPSVDIVHMPLFIAILNRDLFVTPPFGDLMPSLDGNVSNDTLCALNFLANSFYKLFDSINARLDIYSLGKLSDQLAENLENYAVNTGRRDMSEATEMGVSLILVDRTLDLCTPTSNSVESFLTKILRTFPRLPHHNNDVAIGMSPVFGTVEEVQRAFQVPGCLASVEKITMDLFILEKEKKLLAMANQSLTDMVPAKDSPKLRTTARISGHSLEKVLSKIRTTNSIDPMTVSTEKFQSILAIVEASTSQKVCQLELLGSLEKLALQNLSVSRESSSILAQLSNVIRTRIHRGLDIENLLALLIHVYALAGMQIRFSTQQEHQLEESIANAIFQDFQIFKGSSSTSTTSTYQRTLLLLGGNEATVVRETSRRIAARIIGTLRLIAEQRSTLQDYRFSMVRPSSQEAIRYIGLLEQITRDVLCIGIGIPRELRDLRQRSSSLISAGFNLFSRGKAKRHPRDNPYIVIYVIGGVTAEEAKVIQEATLAHHGDKISRVILAGSRLLNPLDIVDKILFS; this is encoded by the exons ATGTCTGATATTGTATTTGAAATGAGAAGGTTCATCTCAGAATGTTGGGCAAACGTACTCTGCCAAGTGGGCGGTACAGTGGTTTATATAGATCACTATGCGGCTGAATGCTTACATTGGTATACCAATGGTAAAGGTTTCTTGGTGCTTAAAGATGCTGGTGCGATTGCAGTTCATGAGCTTGACATGTATCACTTTCGA TACGTCCAAGTAAAAGATGCGAAAAAAGCCGTTATCATTTCGACTGCTAGTGATCCAGCATTTTATCAGCGTACAATCAAAATGATTCTAGCAAAAAATGCGTTTGACAGCTGTGCTATATATTGTGGTGTTCCTTGTTGCGCTGCTAACTACCCTGGAATCAAAGAGACAGAGGAGAGACTAAACTATAGTAAATTAAAAGGAAACATCAAAGCCTGGATGGCTTCGGGAAATCTGTCGCAA GAGCCTTCGGTAGACATCGTCCATATGCCACTTTTCATTGCCATTTTGAATAGAGATTTATTCGTAACACCTCCGTTCGGAGATTTAATGCCATCTTTAGATGGAAATGTTTCAAACGATACACTTTGTGCATTAAATTTTCTAGCAAATTCATTTTACAAATTGTTTGATAGTATAAATGCTAGGTTGGATATTTATTCGCTTGGAAAATTGAGCGATCAACTTGCGGAGAATTTGGAGAATTATGCGGTTAACACAGGTCGCCGAGAT ATGTCGGAAGCTACAGAAATGGGGGTGTCGCTTATTTTAGTGGACAGAACATTGGATCTCTGTACGCCTACTAGCAATAGCGTGGAATCATTCCTCACAAAAATATTGCGAACGTTCCCTCGTTTACCTCATCATAATAACGATGTAGCAATTGGTATGTCGCCTGTATTTGGAACAGTAGAG GAAGTGCAGCGAGCATTCCAAGTGCCAGGATGTTTGGCGAGTGTGGAGAAAATTACAATGgatctttttattttagaaaaagaaaaaaagttgttAGCTATGGCTAATCAGTCGCTAACCGATATGGTTCCCGCGAAGGATAGTCCAAAATTAAGAACAACAGCAAGAATTTCTGGCCACAGTTTAGAGAAAGTGCTTAGTAAAATTCGAACTACAAATAGCATAGATCCTATGACAGTTTCTACAGAAAAGTTTCAG AGTATCTTGGCGATAGTGGAAGCATCAACGTCCCAGAAGGTCTGTCAGCTGGAATTACTTGGCAGTTTAGAGAAATTGGCGCTGCAAAATCTTTCCGTCAGCCGAGAATCATCCAGCATACTCGCGCAA CTAAGTAACGTGATACGAACACGAATTCATAGAGGGCTCGACATCGAGAATCTGTTAGCGTTATTAATACACGTTTACGCCCTTGCGGGAATGCAAATCCGATTTTCTACGCAGCAAGAACACCAATTAGAAGAGTCGATCGCGAACGCAATTTTccaagattttcaaattttcaagggCAGTTCATCGACTAGTACCACATCGACCTATCAGCGTACTTTATTACTCTTAG GAGGGAATGAAGCAACTGTGGTACGGGAAACATCGCGTAGAATAGCTGCACGTATTATCGGGACGCTTCGTTTAATCGCGGAACAGCGTTCGACGCTACAAGACTACAG ATTTTCTATGGTAAGGCCAAGTTCGCAAGAAGCAATTCGATACATTGGTCTTTTGGAGCAAATAACTAGGGATGTGCTTTGTATAGGTATAGGCATACCTCGAGAGTTAAGGGACCTCCGTCAAAGATCGTCTTCGCTTATTTCAGCTGGTTTCAA TTTATTCTCAAGGGGTAAAGCAAAGCGTCATCCTCGCGACAATCCCTATATTGTAATATACGTGATTGGAGGAGTTACTGCGGAGGAAGCAAAAGTAATTCAAGAAGCGACATTAGCTCATCACGGCGATAAAATATCGCGCGTAATTTTAGCGGGTTCCAGATTGTTAAATCCTCTGGACATTGTGGATAAAATACTCTTCAGTTGA
- the LOC143372530 gene encoding sec1 family domain-containing protein 2 isoform X3, with the protein MILAKNAFDSCAIYCGVPCCAANYPGIKETEERLNYSKLKGNIKAWMASGNLSQEPSVDIVHMPLFIAILNRDLFVTPPFGDLMPSLDGNVSNDTLCALNFLANSFYKLFDSINARLDIYSLGKLSDQLAENLENYAVNTGRRDQMSEATEMGVSLILVDRTLDLCTPTSNSVESFLTKILRTFPRLPHHNNDVAIGMSPVFGTVEEVQRAFQVPGCLASVEKITMDLFILEKEKKLLAMANQSLTDMVPAKDSPKLRTTARISGHSLEKVLSKIRTTNSIDPMTVSTEKFQSILAIVEASTSQKVCQLELLGSLEKLALQNLSVSRESSSILAQLSNVIRTRIHRGLDIENLLALLIHVYALAGMQIRFSTQQEHQLEESIANAIFQDFQIFKGSSSTSTTSTYQRTLLLLGGNEATVVRETSRRIAARIIGTLRLIAEQRSTLQDYRFSMVRPSSQEAIRYIGLLEQITRDVLCIGIGIPRELRDLRQRSSSLISAGFNLFSRGKAKRHPRDNPYIVIYVIGGVTAEEAKVIQEATLAHHGDKISRVILAGSRLLNPLDIVDKILFS; encoded by the exons ATGATTCTAGCAAAAAATGCGTTTGACAGCTGTGCTATATATTGTGGTGTTCCTTGTTGCGCTGCTAACTACCCTGGAATCAAAGAGACAGAGGAGAGACTAAACTATAGTAAATTAAAAGGAAACATCAAAGCCTGGATGGCTTCGGGAAATCTGTCGCAA GAGCCTTCGGTAGACATCGTCCATATGCCACTTTTCATTGCCATTTTGAATAGAGATTTATTCGTAACACCTCCGTTCGGAGATTTAATGCCATCTTTAGATGGAAATGTTTCAAACGATACACTTTGTGCATTAAATTTTCTAGCAAATTCATTTTACAAATTGTTTGATAGTATAAATGCTAGGTTGGATATTTATTCGCTTGGAAAATTGAGCGATCAACTTGCGGAGAATTTGGAGAATTATGCGGTTAACACAGGTCGCCGAGAT CAGATGTCGGAAGCTACAGAAATGGGGGTGTCGCTTATTTTAGTGGACAGAACATTGGATCTCTGTACGCCTACTAGCAATAGCGTGGAATCATTCCTCACAAAAATATTGCGAACGTTCCCTCGTTTACCTCATCATAATAACGATGTAGCAATTGGTATGTCGCCTGTATTTGGAACAGTAGAG GAAGTGCAGCGAGCATTCCAAGTGCCAGGATGTTTGGCGAGTGTGGAGAAAATTACAATGgatctttttattttagaaaaagaaaaaaagttgttAGCTATGGCTAATCAGTCGCTAACCGATATGGTTCCCGCGAAGGATAGTCCAAAATTAAGAACAACAGCAAGAATTTCTGGCCACAGTTTAGAGAAAGTGCTTAGTAAAATTCGAACTACAAATAGCATAGATCCTATGACAGTTTCTACAGAAAAGTTTCAG AGTATCTTGGCGATAGTGGAAGCATCAACGTCCCAGAAGGTCTGTCAGCTGGAATTACTTGGCAGTTTAGAGAAATTGGCGCTGCAAAATCTTTCCGTCAGCCGAGAATCATCCAGCATACTCGCGCAA CTAAGTAACGTGATACGAACACGAATTCATAGAGGGCTCGACATCGAGAATCTGTTAGCGTTATTAATACACGTTTACGCCCTTGCGGGAATGCAAATCCGATTTTCTACGCAGCAAGAACACCAATTAGAAGAGTCGATCGCGAACGCAATTTTccaagattttcaaattttcaagggCAGTTCATCGACTAGTACCACATCGACCTATCAGCGTACTTTATTACTCTTAG GAGGGAATGAAGCAACTGTGGTACGGGAAACATCGCGTAGAATAGCTGCACGTATTATCGGGACGCTTCGTTTAATCGCGGAACAGCGTTCGACGCTACAAGACTACAG ATTTTCTATGGTAAGGCCAAGTTCGCAAGAAGCAATTCGATACATTGGTCTTTTGGAGCAAATAACTAGGGATGTGCTTTGTATAGGTATAGGCATACCTCGAGAGTTAAGGGACCTCCGTCAAAGATCGTCTTCGCTTATTTCAGCTGGTTTCAA TTTATTCTCAAGGGGTAAAGCAAAGCGTCATCCTCGCGACAATCCCTATATTGTAATATACGTGATTGGAGGAGTTACTGCGGAGGAAGCAAAAGTAATTCAAGAAGCGACATTAGCTCATCACGGCGATAAAATATCGCGCGTAATTTTAGCGGGTTCCAGATTGTTAAATCCTCTGGACATTGTGGATAAAATACTCTTCAGTTGA